In Vagococcus hydrophili, one DNA window encodes the following:
- the thiD gene encoding bifunctional hydroxymethylpyrimidine kinase/phosphomethylpyrimidine kinase, with protein sequence MVEKILTIAGSDAGGGAGIQADLKTFQEYGTFGISTITSVLTVDPSTRVPDIFPMPIDVVEKQLVTAFSGGTLSAVKIGLLGSLEVIDLIEEKVISLKQQHVVLDPVMAVKTNKDVLQPELVNEMIKRLIPLADIVTPNLVEAQILSGLSVIETEEQMKEAAQSIYDLGPKSVVIKGGSRFPSETATDLFYDGTEFHFIHKPKIITKTNHGAGCSFAAAITAGLAKGLSLYESVTLAKKYVARAIYEGIFLNEHTGYVWHGAYQQAENRMTKGDYINEQ encoded by the coding sequence ATGGTAGAAAAGATACTAACGATTGCTGGCTCTGATGCAGGAGGTGGCGCGGGCATTCAAGCGGATTTAAAAACCTTTCAAGAGTATGGAACCTTTGGCATCAGCACAATTACAAGTGTTTTAACCGTTGATCCAAGTACTCGAGTACCTGATATTTTTCCGATGCCGATTGATGTGGTGGAGAAGCAATTAGTTACGGCTTTTTCTGGTGGCACCCTAAGCGCGGTTAAAATTGGACTGCTTGGAAGTTTAGAAGTTATTGACTTGATTGAAGAAAAAGTGATATCACTTAAACAACAACATGTGGTTTTAGACCCCGTCATGGCGGTTAAAACCAACAAAGATGTTCTCCAACCAGAACTGGTTAATGAGATGATTAAACGCTTAATTCCTTTGGCTGATATTGTGACACCAAACTTAGTCGAAGCACAAATTTTATCTGGTTTAAGTGTCATTGAAACAGAGGAACAAATGAAAGAAGCCGCTCAAAGTATTTATGATTTAGGACCTAAATCAGTGGTTATTAAAGGTGGTTCACGCTTTCCTAGTGAAACAGCGACCGATTTATTTTATGACGGAACTGAATTCCACTTTATCCATAAGCCAAAAATCATCACAAAGACGAATCATGGTGCTGGTTGTTCCTTTGCTGCTGCGATTACAGCAGGACTTGCTAAGGGCTTATCTTTGTATGAATCAGTCACACTGGCTAAAAAATATGTGGCTCGCGCTATTTATGAAGGCATATTCTTAAATGAACACACTGGCTATGTATGGCACGGCGCTTATCAACAAGCTGAAAATCGAATGACAAAAGGAGATTATATCAATGAACAATAA
- a CDS encoding ECF transporter S component: MNNKSWKTSEIVLMALFSALTVVGTSIRVPLPAMVGNPFIHFGMPILCLAVLTLGFFKGSLAGGIGFAIFDFLNGFAAEAPYFILESFVVGGTLAFSYYQLKRFKDKVWFMPVIMIFTAIAKLFMSFMKNLVIQLMMGNSLGTSSFASFTTLYITFINTIAAIILVSLLYQPITKMANRVLKK, encoded by the coding sequence ATGAACAATAAATCTTGGAAAACATCGGAAATCGTACTGATGGCTTTATTCTCAGCACTAACTGTAGTAGGAACCAGCATTAGAGTCCCTCTGCCCGCAATGGTAGGAAATCCTTTCATCCATTTTGGAATGCCTATTTTATGTTTAGCTGTATTAACATTGGGATTCTTTAAAGGCTCTCTAGCTGGGGGAATTGGTTTCGCTATTTTTGACTTTTTAAACGGCTTTGCTGCTGAAGCACCTTACTTTATTTTAGAAAGCTTTGTCGTAGGTGGCACCCTTGCTTTTTCATACTACCAACTGAAACGCTTTAAAGACAAAGTTTGGTTCATGCCAGTTATTATGATTTTTACAGCGATTGCTAAGTTGTTTATGTCATTTATGAAAAATCTAGTCATTCAGTTAATGATGGGAAATAGTCTAGGCACATCAAGTTTTGCTAGTTTTACTACTCTTTATATTACTTTTATTAATACGATTGCTGCGATTATTTTAGTGAGTTTGTTGTATCAACCGATTACTAAGATGGCGAATAGAGTGTTGAAAAAATAA